Proteins from a genomic interval of Methanoplanus endosymbiosus:
- a CDS encoding serine hydrolase domain-containing protein — MSLLSHTFHNAEWLQKSGMVAAIVLLICSLVCLPVNAAVPSVNDSSGFGLTDIEKFFDEAVPVGLAKYNIPGATVSAVQDGELVFTKGYGYSDIAGKSPVISDETLFHIGSITKLFTWTSIMQLVEDGVIDLDADVNIYLRDFSIPDTYPGEPITMRDLMTHSAGFEDSEVHMSVADADDLYSFRVYCRDNIPARVYPPGTVTSYSNYGTALAAVIIEDVTGTPYKSYVTDNILHPLGMNDTVISYPLSPEYDVLTSSGYHFEGGKNVAVPDTVFTIGPAGTISSTATDMAKFISVHMENGTWHGAEILSGDTAALMHSPAFSNDPRVSSMCLGFYETRLNGERFISHGGDTDTFHSLIAINPDKKAGFFVSYNSPGGNQARNDLMMAFADNYWLAEEGADETLSESESSLQKYAGTYQSTRHNYRTFEYYISPPDQTEVIAGDNNSIYMLRGGNPPAEYTAVAPGVFALSGGEKSFSGNLVFREDENGNVEFMCLENIPVFAFERVDWYETTPFTDWVANMGLILILTALIWPVMAECRRTYGNADGNSVMSDTDEPEKENGQKSLCDALPFYARLTAGTASILFIVFIIFIIPSVVGSGEIIISYAEGMTVPAALAAALTVSLIASLLSVIAALFIIPVWTKRWWSLWQRVHYTIVVIGLLMLVWWVNYWNLFVFRL, encoded by the coding sequence ATGTCTCTATTATCCCATACATTTCATAATGCTGAATGGCTCCAAAAATCCGGCATGGTTGCAGCTATTGTCCTGTTAATATGCTCTCTGGTATGCCTCCCGGTGAATGCTGCAGTTCCCTCTGTAAATGACAGTTCCGGTTTCGGTCTGACTGATATCGAGAAATTTTTTGACGAGGCAGTACCGGTGGGGCTGGCGAAATACAACATCCCCGGTGCAACGGTCTCTGCTGTACAGGATGGCGAACTGGTCTTCACAAAAGGTTACGGCTATTCAGATATTGCAGGCAAAAGTCCTGTCATTTCTGATGAAACACTCTTTCATATCGGTTCAATAACCAAACTCTTCACCTGGACATCTATAATGCAGCTTGTTGAGGATGGTGTCATTGACCTCGATGCAGATGTCAACATATATCTCAGGGATTTTTCCATTCCGGATACCTATCCCGGTGAACCCATAACAATGCGGGATTTGATGACACATTCTGCCGGTTTTGAGGACTCCGAGGTTCATATGTCTGTTGCTGATGCAGATGACCTTTACTCTTTCAGGGTATATTGCAGAGATAATATCCCGGCAAGGGTCTATCCTCCGGGCACAGTAACCTCATACTCAAATTACGGCACAGCACTTGCGGCTGTCATCATTGAGGATGTCACCGGCACACCCTATAAAAGTTACGTGACCGATAATATCCTACATCCTCTTGGGATGAATGATACGGTCATATCCTATCCTCTATCACCTGAATATGATGTACTTACCTCTTCCGGATATCATTTTGAGGGAGGGAAAAATGTGGCTGTTCCGGATACGGTCTTTACCATAGGGCCGGCAGGGACGATAAGTTCCACAGCGACAGATATGGCGAAATTCATCTCAGTCCATATGGAGAACGGCACATGGCATGGTGCAGAGATACTCTCCGGAGATACTGCTGCTCTTATGCACTCGCCTGCCTTTTCAAACGATCCGAGGGTCAGCAGTATGTGCCTTGGATTTTATGAAACCCGGCTGAATGGTGAGAGATTCATCAGCCACGGCGGGGATACGGACACTTTCCATTCCCTTATTGCCATAAATCCGGATAAAAAGGCCGGGTTCTTTGTCTCCTACAATAGCCCCGGAGGTAATCAGGCGAGAAACGATCTCATGATGGCGTTTGCGGACAATTACTGGCTGGCAGAGGAGGGTGCTGATGAAACATTGAGCGAATCTGAATCCTCCCTTCAGAAGTATGCAGGAACTTATCAGTCAACCAGGCACAATTACAGGACTTTTGAATATTACATCTCACCGCCCGATCAGACGGAGGTCATAGCGGGAGATAACAATTCAATCTATATGCTGCGTGGCGGCAACCCTCCGGCTGAATACACCGCAGTGGCACCTGGAGTTTTTGCCCTCTCCGGCGGTGAGAAGTCATTCTCCGGCAACTTGGTCTTCCGTGAGGATGAGAATGGCAATGTGGAATTCATGTGCCTTGAGAATATTCCGGTATTTGCATTTGAGCGTGTGGACTGGTATGAAACTACTCCGTTTACTGACTGGGTGGCAAATATGGGACTTATTCTTATTCTGACTGCTTTGATCTGGCCTGTTATGGCAGAGTGCAGGCGGACGTACGGCAATGCAGATGGTAATTCTGTGATGAGTGATACGGATGAACCGGAGAAGGAAAACGGGCAGAAGAGCCTCTGTGATGCATTGCCTTTCTATGCACGTCTGACAGCCGGAACTGCATCCATTCTCTTCATTGTCTTTATTATCTTCATCATCCCTTCGGTGGTGGGCAGTGGTGAAATAATCATATCATATGCAGAAGGCATGACAGTTCCTGCTGCCCTGGCAGCTGCTCTGACAGTTTCTCTCATTGCATCATTACTCTCGGTAATTGCAGCTCTCTTTATAATTCCGGTCTGGACGAAACGCTGGTGGAGTCTCTGGCAGAGGGTGCACTACACCATAGTTGTCATTGGACTCCTGATGCTGGTATGGTGGGTTAATTACTGGAATCTCTTTGTATTCAGGCTTTAG
- a CDS encoding response regulator has product MVEDSGLVALEIRETLEGLGYQVVGEAKTGRQAVELAGRTQPDIVLMDIILQGDMDGIEAADRIYSLYNIPVIYLTSHSDDSTLKRALKTNAFGYILKPFNDRELYSNIEMTLHKHRVMKNVEPEEVVDSTLNFVSDAVISIESDGSVTRINPAAEALTGWSREETIGRDFFSVFDLDRDRIEEVMISLRKESGDDKSLLSWIDGLKFLAKSGKKIDVALNIGFVPGSKWRDDEYFILLVPGDSIINLSSRESKLEKYYRLVTDAIHEPVCLIDSSLKIIVYNKAFGAFSRLMGVNQRDFDKPVYDLLPTSVFGGKYDLIESFRTGSTFVRERTLNTGEGNRYLTIESIPISDNSGVTHIAVIVTDYTFRTDMEDRTRILSENVDEYSRNMEEIADLCTKIKGPLGHIRRISEMNKSFYSKDVLKSCNEIGDILFDIDMMWLKYENIKKFFEYKTESLVSNESEKRLDKIDES; this is encoded by the coding sequence GTGGTTGAGGATTCAGGTCTTGTAGCACTTGAGATAAGGGAGACTCTTGAGGGCCTTGGCTATCAGGTTGTCGGAGAGGCAAAGACAGGGAGGCAGGCGGTTGAGCTTGCGGGCCGGACTCAGCCGGATATTGTTCTGATGGATATTATCCTTCAGGGGGATATGGATGGTATTGAGGCAGCTGACAGGATATACTCTCTGTATAATATCCCTGTTATCTACCTCACCTCACATTCGGATGATTCCACGCTTAAAAGGGCACTGAAGACAAATGCCTTTGGTTATATTTTAAAGCCGTTCAATGACAGGGAGCTGTACAGCAACATTGAGATGACCCTTCATAAGCACAGGGTTATGAAGAATGTTGAACCTGAGGAAGTCGTTGACTCAACCCTCAACTTTGTCTCTGATGCTGTTATATCCATAGAGAGTGATGGTTCGGTTACAAGAATTAATCCTGCGGCTGAAGCACTTACAGGATGGAGCCGTGAGGAGACGATTGGCAGGGATTTCTTCTCTGTATTTGATCTTGACAGAGATAGGATTGAAGAGGTCATGATCTCCCTAAGGAAGGAATCGGGGGATGATAAGTCACTTCTCTCCTGGATTGACGGGCTGAAATTTCTGGCAAAAAGTGGCAAAAAAATAGATGTTGCACTTAATATTGGTTTTGTTCCGGGTTCTAAATGGAGGGATGACGAATACTTCATTTTACTGGTGCCCGGAGATTCGATAATCAATCTCTCATCAAGGGAGTCCAAACTTGAAAAATATTACCGGCTTGTGACGGATGCTATCCACGAACCTGTCTGTTTAATTGATTCCTCTCTGAAAATTATTGTATATAATAAGGCTTTTGGAGCTTTTTCCAGGCTTATGGGTGTTAATCAGAGGGATTTTGACAAGCCTGTATATGATCTTCTGCCAACTTCGGTATTTGGTGGGAAATATGATCTTATTGAGTCTTTCAGGACCGGAAGTACGTTTGTCAGGGAGAGGACACTCAATACCGGAGAGGGCAACCGCTATCTCACCATTGAGTCTATACCAATATCTGATAATTCCGGTGTGACCCATATTGCTGTCATTGTCACCGATTATACTTTCAGGACAGATATGGAGGACAGAACAAGGATTCTTAGCGAAAATGTCGATGAGTACAGCAGGAATATGGAGGAGATCGCAGATCTATGCACTAAAATTAAAGGTCCTTTGGGTCATATCAGGAGGATTTCTGAGATGAATAAATCATTTTATTCAAAGGATGTCCTTAAGTCCTGTAATGAAATAGGTGATATTCTCTTTGATATTGATATGATGTGGCTTAAATATGAGAATATTAAAAAATTCTTCGAATATAAGACTGAGTCACTGGTTAGTAATGAAAGTGAGAAGAGGCTCGATAAAATTGATGAATCATAG